The following coding sequences are from one Acidimicrobiales bacterium window:
- the hisD gene encoding histidinol dehydrogenase, translating into MLTRIDVRGVTRGLAELLPAPKADASGPVEVVREVLDRVRVEGDAAVRAYTKQFDGAAIADVRVPAAQIDAALASIDPDLRAALEAAAGAVADFHRHALAATASPSTYERREGGGTVRVDTVFRPVERAGVYVPGGRARYPSSVIHTAGVASVAGAGSVALCSPPGPDGEIPAITLAAAAIVGVDEVYRVGGVQAVAMLAFGTESCRPVDVIAGPGNVYVATAQREVAGRGLVGVPSAFAGPSEIVVLADETARVEYVAVDIILQAEHGPVGQSWVVTWSPDVADSVEREVERQVAAAPRRGDIEANFAQGGYLVLCDGPEQACDVANVVAAEHLEILTAEPARLVRAIRHAGAIFCGPWTPSSVGDYAAGPSHVLPTARTARFGSALSVRDFLKEVHVVGVDRPALDALAPTIETLAEAEGLVAHAESVARRVRA; encoded by the coding sequence GTGCTCACCCGCATCGACGTCCGAGGCGTGACCCGCGGCCTCGCGGAACTGCTTCCTGCGCCGAAGGCCGACGCGTCGGGCCCGGTCGAGGTGGTCCGCGAGGTGCTCGACCGAGTGCGAGTCGAGGGCGACGCGGCCGTGCGGGCCTACACGAAGCAATTCGACGGTGCCGCGATCGCCGACGTGCGGGTTCCCGCAGCTCAGATCGACGCGGCCCTCGCGTCGATCGATCCCGATCTCCGAGCCGCGCTCGAAGCGGCCGCCGGCGCCGTGGCTGACTTCCACCGCCACGCGTTGGCCGCGACCGCTTCCCCTTCGACGTACGAGCGGCGCGAAGGCGGCGGCACCGTCCGGGTCGACACCGTGTTCCGTCCCGTCGAGCGTGCGGGGGTCTATGTGCCGGGTGGCCGAGCGCGCTACCCGTCGAGCGTGATCCACACCGCCGGGGTGGCGAGCGTCGCGGGTGCCGGGTCGGTCGCGCTGTGCTCACCGCCCGGCCCCGACGGCGAGATCCCCGCCATCACGCTGGCCGCCGCCGCCATCGTGGGGGTCGACGAGGTGTACCGCGTGGGCGGCGTGCAAGCCGTGGCCATGCTGGCGTTCGGCACCGAGTCGTGCCGCCCGGTCGACGTGATCGCCGGGCCGGGCAACGTGTACGTCGCCACCGCCCAGCGCGAGGTCGCCGGCCGCGGCCTCGTGGGCGTCCCTTCCGCGTTCGCGGGCCCGTCGGAGATCGTGGTGCTCGCGGACGAGACCGCGCGGGTCGAGTACGTCGCGGTCGACATCATCCTCCAGGCCGAGCACGGTCCGGTGGGGCAGTCGTGGGTCGTCACCTGGTCGCCCGACGTCGCCGACTCGGTGGAACGAGAAGTGGAGCGCCAAGTCGCCGCGGCGCCGCGGCGCGGTGACATCGAGGCGAACTTCGCGCAAGGCGGTTACCTCGTGCTGTGCGACGGGCCCGAGCAAGCCTGCGACGTCGCCAACGTCGTGGCCGCGGAGCACCTCGAGATCCTCACCGCGGAGCCCGCACGGCTCGTGCGGGCGATCCGCCACGCAGGCGCGATCTTCTGCGGGCCATGGACCCCGTCGTCGGTGGGCGACTACGCGGCTGGCCCCAGCCACGTGCTCCCCACCGCCCGCACGGCGCGGTTCGGCTCCGCGCTGTCGGTCCGCGACTTCCTCAAGGAGGTCCACGTGGTCGGCGTCGACCGGCCGGCCCTCGACGCGCTCGCTCCCACCATCGAGACGCTGGCCGAGGCCGAGGGGTTGGTGGCGCACGCCGAGTCCGTGGCGCGGAGGGTCCGCGCGTGA
- the nth gene encoding endonuclease III: MAATRRPRSPKGRARLTHERLADEYPGDAVALCELDHRNPFELLVATILSAQTTDVRVNAVTPELFARYPSALELAAADPADVERIVQSTGFYKNKTKSLLGMANALVERFDGQVPEAMADLVALPGVGRKTANVVRSVAMGLPGLPVDTHVQRVCRLLGLIAETDPVKIEYELNPMVPADERGVFSLRVILHGRRVCIARRPKCAECVLQDFCPSAFAG; the protein is encoded by the coding sequence ATGGCAGCCACCCGACGTCCCCGATCGCCCAAGGGCCGAGCCCGCCTCACCCATGAGCGGCTGGCCGACGAGTATCCAGGCGATGCCGTCGCGCTGTGCGAGCTCGACCACCGCAACCCGTTCGAGCTGCTGGTCGCCACGATCTTGTCGGCACAGACCACCGACGTACGGGTGAACGCGGTGACGCCGGAGCTGTTCGCCCGTTACCCGTCGGCCCTGGAGTTGGCGGCAGCCGATCCCGCGGATGTGGAGCGGATCGTGCAGTCGACCGGCTTCTACAAGAACAAGACGAAGAGCTTGCTGGGCATGGCGAACGCGCTGGTCGAGCGGTTTGACGGGCAGGTGCCCGAAGCCATGGCCGACCTCGTCGCCTTGCCGGGCGTGGGCCGCAAGACCGCCAACGTGGTCCGTTCAGTGGCGATGGGGCTCCCGGGGCTCCCCGTCGACACGCACGTGCAGCGGGTGTGCCGCTTGCTGGGGCTGATCGCCGAGACCGACCCGGTGAAGATCGAGTACGAACTCAACCCGATGGTGCCGGCGGACGAGCGCGGGGTCTTCAGCTTGCGGGTGATCTTGCACGGCCGGCGTGTGTGCATCGCGCGCCGTCCCAAGTGCGCGGAATGCGTGCTACAGGACTTCTGCCCGTCGGCGTTCGCGGGATGA
- the mshD gene encoding mycothiol synthase → MAGSERSWVVSGPDAATDAEALARGLHHRRDLYQLRVPLPLVDAAPAVATRALRPGTADEGAWIQVNNRAFADHPDQSDYTIERLHARMAEPWFDPEGFLLHERDGQLAAFCWTKVHPAAAPDPVLGEIFVIAVDPAFQGLGLGRSMTVAGLDWLHHHGIDTAMLYVDAVNTPAVKLYASLGFTHHHTDRVYS, encoded by the coding sequence ATGGCCGGGTCCGAGCGCTCGTGGGTGGTCAGCGGGCCCGACGCGGCCACCGACGCCGAGGCGCTGGCGCGCGGCTTGCACCACCGGCGCGACTTGTATCAGCTCCGCGTCCCGCTGCCGCTGGTCGACGCCGCGCCGGCGGTGGCCACTCGGGCGCTGCGGCCCGGGACCGCCGACGAGGGGGCGTGGATCCAGGTCAACAACCGCGCCTTCGCCGACCACCCCGACCAGAGCGACTACACGATCGAACGGCTCCACGCCCGCATGGCCGAGCCCTGGTTCGACCCCGAGGGCTTCCTCCTCCACGAGCGGGACGGGCAGCTCGCGGCGTTCTGCTGGACCAAGGTCCATCCCGCCGCCGCGCCCGACCCCGTCTTGGGGGAGATATTCGTGATCGCCGTCGACCCCGCGTTCCAAGGGCTCGGGCTCGGCCGGTCGATGACGGTGGCCGGCCTCGACTGGCTCCACCACCACGGCATCGACACCGCCATGTTGTACGTCGACGCGGTGAACACCCCGGCCGTGAAGCTCTACGCGTCGCTCGGCTTCACCCACCACCACACCGACCGCGTCTACTCCTGA
- a CDS encoding DUF4389 domain-containing protein — protein sequence MEPTSAAPAAFDPAGYPVQAEVVTPAQLDRWRVLQWIAAIPHFAILYVLRAALQVVAIIAWFAILFTGRYPEGLWDFSVGVMRWEWRASTYALFLHAKYPPFQLDSGEQDPGSEPALFAVSRPTERNRLTCALRIIWAIPAAFMAAVVGIGAAVVAVIGWFVVLFTGQWPDGMRSFLVRALRLEQRFTAYQYLLVDEYPPFSLDA from the coding sequence ATGGAACCAACGTCGGCGGCTCCGGCCGCGTTCGACCCAGCGGGCTACCCGGTGCAGGCGGAGGTCGTCACCCCCGCCCAGCTCGACCGGTGGCGCGTGCTGCAGTGGATCGCCGCGATCCCGCACTTCGCCATCTTGTACGTGCTGCGCGCGGCCCTTCAGGTGGTGGCGATCATCGCCTGGTTCGCGATCTTGTTCACGGGCCGATATCCCGAGGGCCTGTGGGACTTCTCGGTCGGGGTGATGCGTTGGGAGTGGCGCGCGTCGACGTACGCGCTGTTCCTGCACGCGAAGTACCCGCCGTTCCAGCTCGACAGCGGCGAGCAGGACCCCGGCAGCGAGCCGGCGCTGTTCGCCGTGTCACGGCCCACCGAACGGAATCGTCTCACCTGCGCGCTGCGGATCATCTGGGCGATCCCGGCTGCGTTCATGGCGGCGGTGGTGGGGATCGGCGCCGCAGTGGTCGCGGTCATCGGCTGGTTCGTGGTGCTGTTCACTGGTCAGTGGCCCGACGGCATGCGCAGCTTCCTGGTCCGTGCGCTGCGGCTGGAACAGCGCTTCACCGCGTACCAGTACCTCCTGGTCGACGAGTACCCGCCCTTCAGCCTCGACGCTTGA
- a CDS encoding VIT1/CCC1 transporter family protein, with protein MPSAVRHRAPSPPSREHHHRDVRGGAARAAVFGVSDGLVTNVSLILGVAGGQAYGGYVRLAGLAGLIAGALSMAAGEYNSMRVQSELLERELAIERVELRRNPNVERAELARIYESRGVRPDRALAMATELMADPEVALQTHAREELGIDPTRLGSPKSAALASLLAFALGGLIPLVPWLFAEGTAPIVASVALAVVASVALGFLIARFTNRSPYRTAARQLLLTAVAAATTWGIGHLIGINVH; from the coding sequence ATGCCATCCGCGGTGCGACACCGTGCCCCGTCCCCGCCGTCGAGGGAGCATCACCACCGTGATGTCCGCGGCGGCGCGGCGCGTGCCGCCGTGTTCGGGGTGAGCGACGGGCTGGTCACCAACGTGTCGCTGATCTTGGGCGTCGCCGGGGGGCAGGCGTACGGCGGTTACGTCCGCCTCGCCGGCCTGGCTGGCCTGATCGCCGGCGCCCTGTCGATGGCGGCGGGCGAGTACAACTCGATGCGCGTGCAGTCCGAGTTGCTCGAACGCGAGCTGGCGATCGAGCGCGTGGAGCTGCGCCGGAACCCCAACGTCGAGCGGGCCGAGCTGGCCCGCATCTACGAGTCGCGTGGCGTCCGTCCCGACCGTGCCCTCGCCATGGCAACCGAGCTGATGGCCGATCCCGAAGTCGCACTCCAGACCCATGCGCGCGAAGAGCTCGGCATCGACCCGACGCGGCTGGGCTCGCCGAAGTCTGCCGCGCTCGCCTCGCTGTTGGCCTTTGCGCTCGGCGGGCTCATCCCGTTGGTGCCTTGGCTGTTCGCCGAAGGCACCGCGCCCATCGTCGCTTCGGTGGCCCTGGCGGTCGTGGCGTCGGTGGCGCTCGGGTTCTTGATCGCCCGCTTCACGAACCGGTCGCCGTATCGCACCGCGGCTCGCCAACTCCTGTTGACCGCCGTGGCCGCCGCGACCACGTGGGGCATCGGCCACCTCATCGGCATCAACGTGCACTGA
- the rlmN gene encoding 23S rRNA (adenine(2503)-C(2))-methyltransferase RlmN has product MPDPVKQPSAPLVTARYEGPTRFEVNRDALAGLLAGEPRYRVDQVWQAIHAGREPAEITNVPKALRARLDQQLPAGLRIADEQAADAGETVKWLYELRDGKFIESVLMHYTDRSTVCVSSQAGCAMACSFCATGQGGFDRHLTSGEIVEQVVRAARRCRDAGRRLDNVVLMGGGEPLANFDNVWRAIERMHADLGLSARHLTVSTVGIVPGIARLAAAPLPVNLAVSLHAANDELRDELVPINRRYPLRRLAAACHEYLAVRNRRLSFEWALIDGVNDRERDAAELAAFARPLRAHVNLIPLNPTPGYGVSGTPPVRVAAFRDELRERGVNATVRQTRGRSIDAACGQLRANHTIAVAAPARRA; this is encoded by the coding sequence ATGCCGGATCCCGTGAAGCAGCCCTCAGCCCCGCTGGTCACCGCGCGCTACGAGGGCCCCACCCGATTCGAGGTCAACCGTGACGCCCTGGCCGGGTTGCTGGCCGGCGAGCCTCGTTACCGGGTCGACCAGGTCTGGCAGGCCATCCACGCCGGACGGGAACCCGCCGAGATCACCAACGTCCCGAAAGCGCTGCGCGCCCGGCTCGACCAGCAGCTGCCGGCCGGGCTGCGCATCGCGGATGAGCAGGCCGCCGACGCCGGCGAGACCGTCAAGTGGCTGTACGAGCTGCGCGACGGGAAGTTCATCGAATCGGTGCTCATGCACTACACCGACCGCTCGACCGTGTGCGTCTCGAGCCAGGCGGGTTGCGCCATGGCCTGCTCGTTCTGCGCGACAGGTCAGGGCGGCTTCGACCGCCACCTCACCTCGGGCGAGATCGTGGAGCAGGTCGTGCGCGCCGCGCGGCGTTGCCGTGACGCTGGCCGCCGCCTCGACAACGTCGTGTTGATGGGCGGTGGTGAGCCGCTCGCGAACTTCGACAACGTGTGGCGCGCGATCGAGCGGATGCACGCCGACCTCGGGTTGTCCGCCCGGCATCTCACGGTCTCGACCGTGGGCATCGTGCCCGGGATCGCCCGCTTGGCGGCCGCTCCCCTGCCGGTCAACCTCGCCGTCTCCCTCCACGCCGCCAACGACGAGCTGCGCGACGAGTTGGTGCCGATCAACCGTCGCTATCCGCTCCGCCGGCTCGCAGCGGCATGCCACGAGTACTTGGCCGTCCGGAACCGGCGGCTGTCGTTCGAGTGGGCGCTGATCGACGGCGTGAACGACCGCGAACGCGACGCAGCGGAGCTCGCCGCCTTCGCCCGCCCGTTGCGGGCGCACGTCAACTTGATCCCGCTCAACCCGACGCCCGGCTACGGCGTGTCGGGCACCCCGCCCGTGCGGGTCGCAGCGTTCCGCGACGAGCTGCGCGAGCGAGGCGTGAACGCCACCGTGCGCCAGACGCGAGGCCGCT